AATGCCCAGGATATCCGGAGATGCCAGCGGATTGCGAATAATGCCCTGAAGCACCGCTCCCGCGATGCCCAAAGCCGCGCCAACCAGCACTCCCGTAACCGCTCGCGGGAACCGCAGTCTGTACAAAATAAAGTCATATTCGTCTGAACTGCGTCCCCATATCGCTCGAAGCACTTCCCAAGGACGTACATACGTATCCCCCCAGCCCACACTGATCACACCTATGATCAGAAGCGCCAGGGCCAAACCACCCATCATCCATAACACTTTCTTTTCCAACTGGATATGAAATTGGCCGTTCCTGCTCCGCAGCGTTACATAACGCCTCTTGTTCAACCTGCCTGTGCTGGCACCATGGTTCACTTTCATACGCTTCATTTCCACGCCCCTCCTTTACGGGCAATGTAGATGAAAAAGGGAACCCCGATCAAAGCCGTAATCACACCAATCGGAATTTCCTGCGGTGAAATCAGCACTCTGGCAGCAGTATCGGCCGACACCAATAACAAAGCACCCAATACCGCCGAAAAAGGGGTAATCCAGCGATAATCCGCACCAACCAAAGCCCGCGCCACATGCGGAATGATCAGACCGACGAAGCCAATCGCCCCCGCAATCGCAACAGAGCATCCAGCCAGCACCACAATAATGAGTCCCATGGCGCATTTTACCCATAACGTATTTTGCCCCAGGCCCTTCGCTACATCTTCCCCGGTCACAAGCAGATTCACCGCTCTACCCATCAACATCGCCGAGATCCCCGCCACCAGCATAAAAGGAAATAGAGGCTGCAGCATCTCCAGCGAACGTCCGCTGACAGAGCCAGCCATCCAGAACAACACATTTTGCATCCCCGTTTCATTCATCACCAAAATAATCTGGATCATCGACATAAACAAGGCGTGAATGGCAGAGCCGGACAATACAATCTTGATCGGTGTCAAACCATCCCGACCTAATGAACCGATGACATATACCAGCACAGCCGCCAGTCCTGCGCCGATCAAGGCAAAGCCCATCAGAGACATCATGGACTGGACCGAAAACACGACCGCAGCGATAGAAACGAAGAATAAAGCACCCGCATTGATACCGAACGTGCTCGGCGAAGCCAACGGGTTGCGAGTAAGCGCCTGCATAAAGGCTCCTGCCATCGCCAAGCCCGCGCCTACAACAGCAGCAATGATTATGCGCGGCAAACGTTCGGTATGTATCAGCACATGCTCTACATTTTGAGCATCATAATACAGTAGAGAAGATATCATCAATTGCGGTGGAATCAGCGTTCTGCCCAGCAGCAGGCCAAGGAACAAGGCACCCGCGAGCAGGATCAGACATACACCAAGTCCAGTCCATTTTCTTACAATCGTCGTTAGCATCGTTGCATATCCTCACTCTTTCAGCAGCAATGTACAACACAAAAGAAGGATGAGAGATCTAGACCCCTCACCCCTCTGCTGTATTTCCGTCTTGCTTTATGATAGTTATTTATAATTTCAGATCATACAATTGATAAAGATCATCCAGCATCAGATTTGCGCTCAAATAGCCACCGGCCAGATTCCAATTCACTTCATTAACCTTAAAAATGCTCTTTTTCTTGTATGCATCAAGGTTTTTCCACAAAGGATGGCTTGTCCAAGCCTCATAATTTTTTTCAATAGCAGCCTGATCCTTACCCGAGTTAAATACGAACAACGTATCTGCATTCATGTCTGGTATGCTTTCCTTGCTGTTGACTTTGATTCCCCATTTGTCCGCTTCTTGCTCAGGAGGACGGGTGAAGCCCAGCTCCTTCAGGATCTGTCCTGCGAAGCCCATATAATAAATACGCGCATGGTCTGCCCGGAAATTAACGATGGAAGCCTTGATCGGCAGGCGATCACCCATTTTCTTTTTAAAGTCCGCTACACGCTGATCCCAATCTGCCAGCAATTGTGCCCCCTTGTCCTCCTGATTCAACACTTGCCCGATCAGCTTCACCGTATCTTTCCACTCATATAGCTGATCGACGGCAACCGTAGGTGCGATTTCCGACAATTGCTGGTACGTCGCTTCGTTACGGAATTTGGTTGCAATGATGACATCCGGCTTCAGTTTATAGATTTCCTCCATATTCGGCTGTGTCTCCAGACCAACTGTCGGAATCCCTTCGAGATCCTTTTTCAAATAATCATACACCGGCTCGGTTCCACTCGCCTCCACAATCCCCACAGGCTTTATACCATAGGCGATCATAACATCGTTGGCTCCGTTATACAGCGTTACGACCCGCTTGGGTGTACCCTTAATTTCGGTTTTACCCAAGACATGCTCGATGGTGCGTACGGAGTCGGTTGAGGAAGCTTCTGGCGCTCCACCGGCATTCGTACCCGCACCTCCAGCACCGCAGCCTGATAAAAGCAGCAATACAACCATGAGTGCAACCCATATACTCCCTTTGCTTGATGCTCGGAACATTTCTCTATTCCCCCTATTTAGATCGCCAATAATGATATTCATTCTCATCATTAATTATAAAGAGGGGTCTTAGTATGACCATGGAC
This DNA window, taken from Paenibacillus kribbensis, encodes the following:
- a CDS encoding FecCD family ABC transporter permease, with product MLTTIVRKWTGLGVCLILLAGALFLGLLLGRTLIPPQLMISSLLYYDAQNVEHVLIHTERLPRIIIAAVVGAGLAMAGAFMQALTRNPLASPSTFGINAGALFFVSIAAVVFSVQSMMSLMGFALIGAGLAAVLVYVIGSLGRDGLTPIKIVLSGSAIHALFMSMIQIILVMNETGMQNVLFWMAGSVSGRSLEMLQPLFPFMLVAGISAMLMGRAVNLLVTGEDVAKGLGQNTLWVKCAMGLIIVVLAGCSVAIAGAIGFVGLIIPHVARALVGADYRWITPFSAVLGALLLVSADTAARVLISPQEIPIGVITALIGVPFFIYIARKGGAWK
- a CDS encoding ABC transporter substrate-binding protein — its product is MFRASSKGSIWVALMVVLLLLSGCGAGGAGTNAGGAPEASSTDSVRTIEHVLGKTEIKGTPKRVVTLYNGANDVMIAYGIKPVGIVEASGTEPVYDYLKKDLEGIPTVGLETQPNMEEIYKLKPDVIIATKFRNEATYQQLSEIAPTVAVDQLYEWKDTVKLIGQVLNQEDKGAQLLADWDQRVADFKKKMGDRLPIKASIVNFRADHARIYYMGFAGQILKELGFTRPPEQEADKWGIKVNSKESIPDMNADTLFVFNSGKDQAAIEKNYEAWTSHPLWKNLDAYKKKSIFKVNEVNWNLAGGYLSANLMLDDLYQLYDLKL